The Streptomyces camelliae genome window below encodes:
- a CDS encoding endo alpha-1,4 polygalactosaminidase, protein MPPTGVLRAAGSRRTAGALAAALIVTVSALAGCAAGGSGGSADKDTSSSAPPAAVRLPPRHAGFDYQIGGAYPPPKDVRIVSRDRSDSPAPGLYNICYVNAFQAQPQERASWPADLLLRDAHGQVVIDEDWNEALLDIGTPAKRTRVAERVNQWIDGCAQKGYDAVEPDNYDSYTRSHHLLTASDATAFMSLLSRHAHARHLAVGQKNTAELAGERGRAGLDFAVTEECGQYDECGVYAKAFDDRVVDIEYTDSGLRKALDRWGERISIVRRDRDVSMPGSSEYVRKTR, encoded by the coding sequence TTGCCCCCCACGGGTGTTCTTCGCGCCGCGGGTTCCCGGAGGACCGCGGGCGCCCTGGCAGCAGCCCTGATCGTCACCGTGTCGGCCCTGGCAGGCTGTGCCGCGGGGGGCTCCGGCGGCTCCGCCGACAAGGACACGAGCAGCTCGGCACCGCCGGCCGCCGTGCGGCTGCCGCCGCGTCACGCCGGATTCGACTACCAGATCGGCGGAGCCTATCCCCCGCCGAAGGACGTACGGATCGTCAGCCGCGACCGCTCCGACTCCCCCGCGCCGGGCCTGTACAACATCTGCTACGTCAACGCCTTCCAGGCCCAGCCCCAGGAACGTGCCTCGTGGCCGGCCGACCTGCTGCTGCGCGACGCGCACGGCCAGGTCGTCATCGACGAGGACTGGAACGAGGCGCTGCTCGACATCGGCACCCCGGCCAAGCGCACCCGGGTCGCCGAGCGGGTGAACCAGTGGATCGACGGGTGCGCGCAGAAGGGCTACGACGCCGTCGAGCCGGACAACTACGACAGCTACACCCGCTCCCACCACCTGCTCACCGCGTCCGACGCGACCGCCTTCATGTCCCTGCTGTCCCGGCACGCCCACGCCCGGCACCTGGCCGTCGGGCAGAAGAACACCGCCGAACTGGCCGGTGAGCGGGGGCGGGCCGGGCTGGACTTCGCGGTGACGGAGGAGTGCGGGCAGTACGACGAGTGCGGGGTGTACGCGAAGGCGTTCGACGACCGGGTCGTGGACATCGAGTACACCGACAGCGGTCTGCGCAAGGCGCTCGACCGGTGGGGTGAGCGGATCAGCATCGTGCGGCGAGACCGGGATGTGTCCATGCCGGGCAGCTCTGAATACGTCCGAAAGACGAGGTAG
- a CDS encoding aldo/keto reductase, protein MQYVKLGSTGLDVSRICLGCMTYGLPDRGVHEWTLDEEASRPLIRQALEAGINFFDTANVYSDGTSEEIVGKALRDFANRDEIVLATKVNGRMRPGPNAAGLSRKAVMTEIDHSLRRLGTDYVDLYQIHRYDHATPVEETMEALHDLVKAGKVRYIGASSMYAWEFSKAQYTAERHGWTKFVSMQNHYNLLYREEEREMLPLCADQGVSALPWSPLARGRLTRDWGTVTERSAGDNFGGRLYLESDRSIVEAVTRVAEARGVPRAQVALAWLLHQDTVAAPIVGAGKPRHIEDAVAAVELELTEKELAELEQPYTPRAISGH, encoded by the coding sequence ATGCAGTACGTGAAGCTCGGTTCCACGGGCCTGGACGTGTCGCGGATCTGTCTGGGCTGCATGACCTACGGTCTGCCCGACCGCGGCGTCCACGAGTGGACCCTCGACGAGGAGGCGTCCCGCCCGCTGATCCGGCAGGCGCTGGAGGCGGGCATCAACTTCTTCGACACCGCCAACGTCTACTCCGACGGCACCAGCGAGGAGATCGTCGGCAAGGCCCTGCGCGACTTCGCGAACCGCGACGAGATCGTGCTGGCCACCAAGGTCAACGGCCGGATGCGGCCGGGCCCCAACGCGGCCGGACTGTCCCGCAAGGCCGTCATGACCGAGATCGACCACAGCTTGCGCCGCCTCGGCACCGACTACGTCGACCTCTACCAGATCCACCGCTACGACCACGCCACCCCGGTCGAGGAGACGATGGAGGCGCTGCACGACCTGGTCAAGGCGGGCAAGGTCCGCTACATCGGGGCGAGTTCGATGTACGCGTGGGAGTTCTCCAAGGCGCAGTACACGGCCGAGCGGCACGGCTGGACGAAATTCGTGTCCATGCAGAACCACTACAACCTGCTGTACCGCGAGGAGGAGCGGGAGATGCTGCCGCTCTGCGCCGACCAGGGTGTCAGTGCGCTGCCGTGGAGCCCGCTCGCCCGGGGCCGGCTCACCCGCGACTGGGGCACGGTCACCGAGCGCAGCGCGGGCGACAACTTCGGCGGGCGGCTGTATCTGGAGAGCGACCGCTCGATCGTCGAGGCCGTCACCCGCGTCGCGGAGGCCCGCGGCGTCCCCCGCGCCCAGGTGGCCCTCGCCTGGCTGCTCCACCAGGACACGGTGGCGGCCCCGATCGTCGGCGCCGGCAAACCCCGGCACATCGAGGATGCCGTGGCCGCGGTGGAGCTGGAGCTGACGGAGAAGGAGCTGGCGGAGCTGGAGCAGCCGTACACGCCGCGGGCGATCAGCGGTCACTGA
- a CDS encoding helix-turn-helix domain-containing protein: MSVRAEELPVTAAAGDPSPPPGLVVTGRYDQGPGYGVNRPGGSASWLFTFTTGGRGLLRQGTAGTEAGAGDLVVLAPGTGHRYTVAPGAAHWRFWWTHCGTRPSWTPWLAPYAVADGLYAVPSVPAALHDRIGAAFARMLADGRGPGLDAPREPEPVAVAEGFLERELALCALEEVVLLAARGARESVAVPAGDDRVRRAEELIAADPGAPHTVRSLAESVALSPSRFAHLFTRRTGRSPMRALREARLRHAARLLEATDLTVERVAAASGFPSPYHFSRVFREHHGVPPGAYRAGERR, from the coding sequence ATGTCCGTGCGTGCTGAGGAACTGCCCGTGACGGCTGCCGCCGGCGATCCGTCCCCGCCGCCCGGACTGGTGGTGACCGGCCGCTACGACCAGGGTCCGGGCTACGGCGTCAACCGGCCCGGGGGATCCGCCAGCTGGCTGTTCACCTTCACCACGGGCGGGCGCGGCCTGCTCCGCCAGGGCACCGCCGGCACCGAGGCCGGCGCCGGGGACCTGGTGGTGCTCGCACCCGGCACCGGACACCGCTACACCGTCGCGCCCGGCGCCGCGCACTGGCGGTTCTGGTGGACCCATTGCGGAACCCGCCCGTCCTGGACCCCGTGGCTCGCCCCGTACGCCGTGGCCGACGGCCTGTACGCCGTACCGTCCGTCCCCGCCGCCCTGCACGACCGGATCGGGGCGGCCTTCGCCCGCATGCTCGCCGACGGCCGGGGGCCGGGCCTCGACGCCCCGCGCGAGCCGGAGCCGGTCGCCGTGGCCGAGGGCTTCCTGGAGAGGGAGCTGGCCCTGTGCGCGCTGGAGGAGGTCGTCCTGCTCGCCGCGCGCGGTGCCCGCGAGTCGGTCGCCGTGCCGGCGGGTGATGACCGGGTGCGCCGTGCCGAGGAGTTGATCGCCGCCGACCCCGGTGCCCCGCACACCGTCCGCTCGCTCGCCGAGAGCGTCGCGCTGTCGCCGTCCCGCTTCGCGCACCTCTTCACCCGGCGTACCGGCCGCTCCCCGATGCGGGCCCTGCGCGAGGCCCGGCTGCGGCACGCGGCCCGGCTCCTGGAGGCCACCGACCTGACGGTGGAGCGGGTGGCGGCGGCCTCCGGATTCCCGAGCCCGTACCACTTCAGCCGGGTCTTCCGGGAACACCACGGGGTGCCGCCCGGCGCCTACCGGGCGGGTGAACGGCGGTAA
- a CDS encoding flavoprotein produces MTEQAEKPFLYVVVCAAGIASGVGGLITGAQARNWEVGVIATPVAAGGFFDTEAVAAQTGRPVRSAWRTPADPRPFPPPDAVAVAPATFNTVNKWAAGIADTLALGTLCEAAGLGIPVAALPCVAGALAAHPAYRDSVARLRGMGVRFGEPYNGEARPDGSRPDFGWERALDLIEPL; encoded by the coding sequence ATGACCGAACAGGCCGAGAAACCCTTCCTCTACGTCGTCGTCTGCGCGGCCGGCATCGCCTCCGGCGTCGGCGGGCTGATCACCGGCGCGCAGGCACGGAACTGGGAGGTCGGTGTCATCGCGACACCGGTCGCCGCGGGCGGCTTCTTCGACACCGAGGCGGTGGCGGCGCAGACCGGCCGTCCCGTCCGCTCGGCCTGGCGCACCCCCGCCGACCCGCGTCCGTTCCCGCCGCCGGACGCCGTCGCGGTGGCCCCCGCCACCTTCAACACCGTCAACAAATGGGCGGCCGGCATCGCCGACACGCTCGCCCTCGGCACCCTGTGCGAGGCCGCCGGCCTCGGCATACCCGTGGCGGCTCTGCCCTGTGTGGCCGGCGCCCTGGCCGCCCACCCCGCCTACCGGGACAGTGTGGCCCGGCTGCGCGGGATGGGCGTCCGCTTCGGCGAGCCGTACAACGGCGAAGCCCGGCCGGACGGCAGCCGGCCGGACTTCGGGTGGGAGCGGGCACTGGACCTGATCGAGCCGCTCTAG
- a CDS encoding phytanoyl-CoA dioxygenase family protein: MTATDNNAILPETLRQRFEEDGFTVVRALFDRAEAERLCDVFAALHAAGPVPGHFEPRPADPDPLRRHPRVMQPHEFSAPARELLLDARLRTVLEVLFGEEVLAAQSMFYFKPPGARGQALHQDNFYLRVEPGTCIAAWVACEPIDRENGGLEVVPGTHRMDLFCPELADEEQSFAREYVPPPPGLVPVAVDLAPGDVLFFNGSLVHGSGPNRSADRFRRSFIGHYVGRSAERIGAYYRTLAMSGERVPLAESEGAGPCGTEFVPHGPH, translated from the coding sequence ATGACAGCCACGGACAACAACGCCATCCTGCCCGAGACACTCCGGCAGCGGTTCGAGGAGGACGGATTCACCGTCGTACGCGCACTGTTCGACCGGGCCGAGGCCGAGCGGCTGTGCGACGTCTTCGCGGCACTGCACGCGGCCGGTCCGGTGCCGGGGCACTTCGAGCCCCGCCCGGCCGACCCCGACCCGCTGCGCCGCCATCCCCGGGTGATGCAGCCGCACGAATTCAGCGCCCCGGCACGGGAGTTGCTGCTGGACGCCCGACTGCGGACCGTCCTGGAGGTGCTGTTCGGCGAGGAGGTGCTGGCCGCGCAGAGCATGTTCTACTTCAAGCCGCCGGGGGCACGCGGGCAGGCGCTGCACCAGGACAACTTCTATCTGCGGGTCGAGCCGGGCACGTGCATCGCGGCATGGGTGGCCTGCGAGCCGATCGACCGGGAGAACGGCGGCCTCGAAGTCGTCCCGGGCACCCACCGGATGGACCTGTTCTGTCCCGAACTCGCCGACGAGGAGCAGTCGTTCGCCCGCGAGTACGTCCCGCCGCCGCCCGGACTCGTGCCGGTGGCCGTCGATCTGGCGCCGGGGGACGTGCTGTTCTTCAACGGCAGCCTGGTGCACGGTTCCGGGCCCAACCGCTCCGCCGACCGCTTCCGGCGCTCGTTCATCGGACACTACGTGGGGCGGTCGGCCGAGCGGATCGGGGCGTACTACCGGACGCTGGCGATGAGCGGGGAGCGGGTGCCGCTGGCGGAGAGCGAGGGGGCCGGTCCGTGCGGCACGGAGTTCGTACCGCACGGACCCCACTGA
- a CDS encoding nuclear transport factor 2 family protein: MADRPPLPPFTRETAVQKVQAAEDAWNTRDPHKVALAYSEDSVWRNRGTFVTGRAEIVAFLTAKWQRELDYALRKDLWAFDGNRIAVRFQYESHDADGQWWRSYGNELWEFDEHGLMTRREASINDVAIEEHERRIFGPRPEAERGATFPLQ, translated from the coding sequence ATGGCCGACCGCCCGCCCCTGCCGCCGTTCACCCGCGAGACCGCCGTGCAGAAGGTCCAGGCCGCCGAGGACGCCTGGAACACCCGCGACCCGCACAAGGTGGCCCTCGCCTATTCCGAGGACTCCGTCTGGCGCAACCGCGGCACCTTCGTCACCGGACGCGCCGAGATCGTCGCGTTCCTCACCGCCAAGTGGCAGCGCGAGCTGGACTACGCCCTGCGCAAGGACCTGTGGGCCTTCGACGGCAACCGCATCGCCGTCCGCTTCCAGTACGAGTCCCATGACGCCGACGGCCAGTGGTGGCGTTCGTACGGCAACGAGCTGTGGGAGTTCGACGAGCACGGCCTGATGACGCGCCGCGAGGCCAGCATCAACGACGTCGCCATCGAGGAGCACGAGCGCCGGATCTTCGGCCCCCGCCCCGAGGCCGAACGAGGGGCGACCTTCCCGCTTCAGTAG
- a CDS encoding arsenic transporter produces MNTPLAEALSAVLLVAVLAWAVVRPFGWPEAVMAVPAAGIAVATGAISLDHARAEAERLGPVVGFLAAVLVLAHFCDVEGLFQACGAWMARWAAGRPVRLLTAVFVLASAITAVLSLDATIVLLTPVVFATAARTGVRPKPHVYACTHLSNTASLLLPVSNLTNLLAFAASGLSFTRFAALMALPWLVAIGAEYLVFRRFFARDLAAAAPVGTDFGAAPRLPLFALVTVGCTLAGFVVASAFGVDPAWVAAAGALVLAGRALVRRKAGPLTVVRAAAPAFLAFVLALGIVVRAVVDNGLADVLGHAMPGGTGLLALLGIAALAAVLANLINNLPAVLVLLPLAVPGGPGAVLAVLLGVNIGPNLTYAGSLATLLWRRIVHQHEHEVDLGEFTRLGLIAVPSSLAVAVVALWGSLQIL; encoded by the coding sequence CTGAACACCCCGCTCGCCGAAGCCCTGTCCGCCGTGCTGCTCGTCGCGGTGCTCGCCTGGGCCGTCGTACGGCCCTTCGGCTGGCCGGAGGCCGTCATGGCCGTACCGGCCGCCGGGATCGCGGTCGCCACCGGTGCGATCTCCCTCGACCACGCCCGGGCGGAGGCGGAGCGGCTCGGGCCGGTGGTCGGGTTCCTGGCGGCGGTGCTGGTGCTCGCCCACTTCTGCGATGTGGAGGGCCTGTTCCAGGCGTGCGGGGCGTGGATGGCGCGGTGGGCGGCGGGCCGTCCGGTGCGGCTGCTGACGGCGGTCTTCGTGCTGGCGTCCGCCATCACCGCCGTGCTCAGCCTGGACGCCACGATCGTGCTGCTGACCCCGGTGGTCTTCGCCACGGCCGCGCGGACCGGCGTACGACCCAAACCGCATGTCTACGCCTGTACGCACCTGTCGAACACGGCATCGTTGCTGCTCCCGGTCTCCAACCTGACGAACCTGCTGGCGTTCGCGGCGAGCGGGCTGAGCTTCACCCGGTTCGCGGCGCTGATGGCGCTGCCGTGGCTGGTGGCGATCGGCGCCGAGTACCTCGTGTTCCGGCGGTTCTTCGCCCGTGACCTCGCGGCGGCCGCCCCGGTGGGCACGGACTTCGGTGCGGCACCCCGGCTGCCGCTGTTCGCCCTGGTCACGGTCGGCTGCACGCTGGCGGGGTTCGTGGTGGCATCGGCGTTCGGGGTGGACCCGGCCTGGGTGGCGGCGGCAGGTGCGCTGGTGCTGGCGGGCCGGGCGCTGGTGCGCCGCAAGGCCGGCCCGCTGACCGTCGTACGGGCGGCGGCCCCCGCCTTCCTCGCGTTCGTGCTGGCGCTGGGCATCGTGGTGCGGGCGGTCGTCGACAACGGGCTCGCCGACGTCCTCGGACATGCGATGCCGGGCGGCACGGGCCTGCTCGCCCTCCTGGGCATCGCCGCGCTGGCCGCCGTCCTGGCGAACCTGATCAACAACCTGCCGGCGGTGCTGGTGCTGCTCCCGCTGGCCGTGCCGGGCGGGCCGGGGGCGGTGCTGGCGGTGCTGCTCGGCGTGAACATCGGCCCGAACCTGACCTACGCCGGATCGCTGGCGACGCTGCTGTGGCGGCGGATCGTGCACCAGCACGAACACGAGGTGGACCTCGGGGAGTTCACCCGGCTGGGCCTGATCGCCGTGCCGTCCTCACTCGCGGTCGCGGTGGTGGCACTCTGGGGGTCGCTGCAGATCCTCTGA
- a CDS encoding universal stress protein produces MRVIAWLVEGTWPACVDAVRAHVSPGAEVVLLHVSGAEMPGLAHGAFAGLLGRGHPERDPGDRLEALGGTSAAELLGAAAERLGRPCVREERSGRVEREVVAACEGADLLVLARDGDRSRLGPHSLGPAVRFAVDHAPCPVLLVWPEPPPPLGTIPPPPPHRP; encoded by the coding sequence ATGCGTGTGATCGCCTGGCTCGTCGAGGGCACCTGGCCCGCCTGCGTGGACGCCGTGCGCGCCCATGTGTCACCGGGCGCGGAGGTGGTGCTGCTGCATGTCAGCGGGGCCGAGATGCCGGGGCTGGCGCACGGGGCGTTCGCCGGGCTGCTCGGCCGCGGGCATCCGGAGCGGGATCCGGGCGACCGGCTGGAGGCGCTCGGCGGGACGTCGGCGGCCGAGCTGCTGGGGGCGGCGGCCGAGCGGCTGGGCCGGCCGTGTGTGCGCGAGGAGCGGTCGGGCCGGGTCGAGCGGGAGGTGGTGGCCGCCTGCGAGGGCGCCGATCTCCTGGTGCTGGCCCGCGACGGCGACCGCTCCCGGCTCGGCCCGCACAGCCTGGGCCCGGCGGTCCGCTTCGCCGTCGACCACGCACCCTGCCCGGTCCTTCTGGTATGGCCGGAACCACCCCCGCCCCTGGGCACGATCCCGCCTCCGCCTCCGCACCGTCCGTGA
- a CDS encoding RICIN domain-containing protein, protein MNEAGLSDEQLSAELKKWTGATPALHPVGELLDRHWEAAFAYARLCTASPRAAGMLTTAAFTRLFGASLRQNGPSAAWRPHLLVTVRRIAAEWDADGRQELLHPALRSAETGERASARLLPPPGRRLLSRAFQRVPQISRAVLWHTEVEAEPLAVPAALLGLDEEEAGIELRRARERLREECLQVHRELAPEEECQRYLRMLDVTFRRGGVDLDPDLSRHLARCTHCRRTADQLAAFNTGLGLALAEAVLGWGARAYVESRTAHPEEPPAPAPDPASVAPPSGESFTSPEPTGQGHEGRGHGRAAERGGYGGSAGPSGRGGSAGPAGYGGSDDPMGYGSSAASAGYGRSAEPSGRGRSAESEGYGRAAGSAGRGRSAEPSGRGGSAGPAGYGGSGERGGYGGPAASAGYGRSAEPSGHDRSAESGGHARPAEPAGREHVAGPAGHDDVVPPSRRRPAPAVRRRGPAGPARRSGSAESTRPLGAVAAPRRHRGTASAEAAAADGPAGPDEPAAPSRRSAHRAARRVRRRNLALAVGTVSGLVVLPLVLWSVLGSGDGPAPAGDGASSRAPGKGASSPGASWAGAGAAGQGTLQGRLRNLASGLCVGVVGGKAVEGAETELATCGATPSQQWTYETDGRLRNSAAPDLCLDSSLGYSVRLAPCSVTGAAARNIRYDFTLQGVLVPRWNQELALTPAATDGSGALVTKNRAPGTDQRWSVDTAKPELQMQNVNWDSTVAPSPPATPRPTPPAPTPEPSRTAPSPTPAPTHPTAAPTPRPSATQDPCSAYPYYCGWGGGYGGGYGGGYGGGGGWRR, encoded by the coding sequence GTGAATGAGGCAGGCCTGTCGGACGAGCAACTCAGTGCCGAACTGAAGAAGTGGACGGGCGCGACTCCCGCGCTCCATCCCGTCGGTGAACTGCTCGACCGGCACTGGGAAGCGGCCTTCGCCTACGCCCGCCTGTGCACGGCGAGCCCGCGCGCCGCCGGCATGCTCACCACCGCCGCCTTCACCCGGCTCTTCGGCGCCTCGCTCCGGCAGAACGGCCCGTCCGCCGCATGGCGGCCCCACCTGCTGGTCACCGTCCGCCGGATCGCGGCCGAATGGGACGCGGACGGCCGGCAGGAACTCCTGCACCCGGCGCTGCGGTCCGCCGAGACCGGTGAGCGCGCGTCCGCCCGGCTGCTGCCCCCGCCCGGCCGGCGGCTGCTGTCCCGTGCCTTCCAGCGGGTGCCCCAGATCTCACGCGCCGTGCTGTGGCACACCGAGGTCGAGGCCGAGCCGCTCGCCGTGCCCGCGGCCCTGCTGGGGCTGGACGAGGAAGAGGCCGGCATCGAGCTCCGGCGGGCCCGCGAACGGCTGCGCGAGGAGTGCCTCCAGGTCCACCGGGAGCTCGCCCCCGAGGAGGAGTGCCAGCGCTATCTGCGCATGCTCGACGTGACGTTCCGGCGCGGCGGCGTCGACCTGGACCCGGACCTGAGCCGGCACCTGGCCCGCTGCACCCACTGCCGCCGGACCGCCGACCAGCTCGCCGCGTTCAACACGGGCCTGGGTCTCGCCCTCGCCGAGGCGGTCCTCGGCTGGGGCGCCCGCGCCTACGTCGAGTCCCGCACAGCCCACCCCGAGGAGCCCCCCGCCCCCGCCCCGGACCCCGCCTCCGTGGCACCCCCGTCCGGCGAGTCCTTCACCTCCCCCGAGCCCACCGGCCAGGGGCACGAGGGCCGGGGGCATGGCCGTGCTGCCGAGCGCGGGGGATACGGCGGTTCCGCTGGGCCTTCCGGACGCGGCGGTTCTGCCGGGCCTGCGGGGTACGGCGGTTCTGACGACCCCATGGGATACGGCAGCTCCGCCGCGTCCGCCGGATACGGTCGTTCCGCCGAGCCTTCGGGGCGTGGTCGTTCTGCCGAGTCCGAGGGCTACGGCCGTGCTGCCGGGTCCGCGGGGCGCGGACGTTCCGCTGAGCCTTCGGGCCGCGGCGGTTCTGCCGGGCCTGCGGGGTACGGCGGTTCTGGGGAGCGCGGTGGGTACGGCGGTCCTGCCGCGTCCGCCGGATACGGTCGTTCCGCCGAGCCTTCAGGGCACGACCGATCCGCCGAGTCCGGTGGGCACGCCCGGCCCGCCGAGCCCGCCGGGCGCGAGCACGTCGCCGGACCGGCGGGGCACGACGACGTCGTGCCGCCGAGCCGACGGCGCCCCGCGCCGGCCGTCCGCCGCCGCGGCCCCGCCGGCCCCGCACGACGGTCCGGCTCCGCCGAGTCGACGAGACCGCTCGGTGCCGTCGCGGCACCGCGCCGGCACCGCGGCACCGCCTCCGCCGAAGCCGCTGCCGCCGACGGGCCCGCGGGTCCCGACGAGCCCGCCGCCCCTTCCCGCCGCTCGGCCCACCGCGCCGCCCGGCGCGTCCGGCGCCGTAACCTCGCCCTGGCCGTGGGGACCGTCAGCGGGCTGGTCGTGCTGCCCCTGGTGCTGTGGTCGGTGCTGGGCTCCGGCGACGGCCCGGCCCCGGCCGGTGACGGCGCCTCCTCGCGGGCGCCGGGCAAGGGCGCGTCGAGCCCCGGTGCGTCCTGGGCCGGTGCGGGCGCCGCAGGGCAGGGCACGCTGCAGGGCCGGCTGCGCAATCTCGCCTCCGGGCTCTGTGTCGGTGTCGTCGGCGGCAAGGCCGTCGAGGGCGCCGAGACCGAACTGGCCACGTGCGGCGCGACGCCGAGCCAGCAGTGGACGTACGAGACCGACGGACGCTTGCGCAACTCCGCCGCGCCCGACCTGTGTCTGGACTCCAGCCTCGGCTACTCGGTCCGCCTCGCCCCGTGTTCGGTCACTGGCGCGGCCGCCCGGAACATCCGCTACGACTTCACGCTCCAGGGCGTCCTCGTGCCGCGCTGGAACCAGGAGCTGGCACTCACCCCGGCCGCCACCGACGGATCGGGCGCCCTGGTCACCAAGAACCGGGCCCCCGGCACGGACCAGCGCTGGTCCGTCGACACCGCCAAGCCGGAGCTGCAGATGCAGAACGTCAACTGGGACAGCACCGTGGCCCCTTCGCCGCCCGCCACCCCGCGCCCGACGCCCCCGGCACCCACTCCCGAGCCGTCCAGGACCGCCCCGTCACCCACGCCGGCCCCCACGCACCCCACGGCCGCCCCGACACCGAGGCCCTCCGCCACGCAGGACCCCTGCTCGGCGTACCCGTACTACTGCGGTTGGGGTGGGGGATACGGAGGGGGGTATGGCGGGGGCTATGGCGGAGGAGGCGGGTGGCGCCGCTGA